TCACGCCCGAGTCGCTGATCGAGAATCCCCGGGCCCGGTCTTGTTCGAGGTCGTAACCGATCTCGATGCCCTGCGCGATCTTCACGCCCTTGTCGATGATCGCGCGGCGAATCTTGGCATGCCGGCCGATGTCGACGCCCTCGAAGACGATCGAGTCTTCGACCCGGGCATAGCTGTTGACGCGGACGTTGTTGCCCAGCAGCGAACGGATCACGTGGCCGCCCGAAATGATCGAGCCGGTGCAGACGATGCTGTCGATCGCCTCGCCGCGGCGGCCGTGGGGGCCTTCTTCGCCGAAGACGAACTTCGGCGGTGGCAGGTTGGGCTGATAAGTTCGGATCGGCCAGTGCTCGTCATACATGTTCAAGAGCGGGTCGACCGAGATCAGGTCCATGTTCGCTTCGTAGTAGGCATCCAAGGTACCGACGTCGCGCCAGTACGCGCTTCCCTTGCGGTTTTCGTCGAGGAACGGGTAGGCCATGACGCGGTGCGTCTCAATGATCGACGGGATGATGTTCCGCCCGAAATCGTGCTGGCTGTCGTTGCGGTTGGCGTCGAGGCACAACTGCTCGAACAAGAACCGGGCGTTGAATACGTAGATGCCCATCGACGCCAGCGCGATGTGCGGGTTGTCGGGCATCGGCGTCGGCTGCCGCGGCTTTTCCTGGAAACCGACGATCCGTTGTTCTTCGTCGATCTGCATCACGCCGAACTGCGTGGCGTCGGCGACGGGCACCGGCAGCGCGGCAACCGTCAGCTCCGAGTTCGAGTCCTTGTGAAACTGCACGAGCCGGCCGTAGTCCATCTTGTAGATGTGGTCGCCGGCGAGGATCACCACCAGGTCGGGCCGTTCTTTCTCCAGTGTGTAAATGTTCTGGTAGACCGCGTCGGCCGTGCCCTGGTACCAGTGCTCGTCGATGCGCTGCTGCGGCGGGACGACGTCGATGAATTCGCCCAGTTCGCGGCAGAGATAGCCGCGCCAGCCGAGATTGATGTGGCGATCCAAGCTCATCGCCTTGTACTGGGTCAGCACCAGGATCTTGCGCAGGCCGCTGTTGAGGC
This genomic interval from Pirellulales bacterium contains the following:
- the glgC gene encoding glucose-1-phosphate adenylyltransferase, which translates into the protein MENVLAVVLAGGKGSRLEPLTRDRAKPAVPFGGAYRIIDFTLSNCLNSGLRKILVLTQYKAMSLDRHINLGWRGYLCRELGEFIDVVPPQQRIDEHWYQGTADAVYQNIYTLEKERPDLVVILAGDHIYKMDYGRLVQFHKDSNSELTVAALPVPVADATQFGVMQIDEEQRIVGFQEKPRQPTPMPDNPHIALASMGIYVFNARFLFEQLCLDANRNDSQHDFGRNIIPSIIETHRVMAYPFLDENRKGSAYWRDVGTLDAYYEANMDLISVDPLLNMYDEHWPIRTYQPNLPPPKFVFGEEGPHGRRGEAIDSIVCTGSIISGGHVIRSLLGNNVRVNSYARVEDSIVFEGVDIGRHAKIRRAIIDKGVKIAQGIEIGYDLEQDRARGFSISDSGV